The following are encoded in a window of Sinorhizobium sojae CCBAU 05684 genomic DNA:
- a CDS encoding Hsp20 family protein, whose translation MRHFDFSPLYRSTVGFDRLFTMLDSLGQPDQAQTYPPYNIERTGENAYRITMAVAGFDESELSVEARENTLTIKGEKSEEKADETQFLHRGIAKRAFERRFQLADHVEIKSASLKNGLLHVDLVREIPEAAKPRRIEITSVSSQPKQIEAQNA comes from the coding sequence ATGCGTCACTTTGATTTCTCCCCCCTCTATCGTTCCACCGTCGGCTTCGATCGCCTGTTCACCATGCTTGACAGCCTGGGCCAGCCCGATCAGGCGCAGACCTACCCGCCCTACAATATCGAGCGCACCGGCGAGAATGCCTACCGCATCACCATGGCCGTTGCCGGCTTTGACGAAAGCGAGCTGTCGGTCGAGGCGCGCGAAAACACGCTGACGATCAAAGGCGAAAAGAGCGAGGAAAAGGCTGATGAGACCCAGTTTCTTCATCGTGGCATTGCCAAGCGCGCCTTCGAGCGCCGCTTCCAGCTCGCCGACCACGTCGAGATCAAGTCGGCCTCGCTGAAGAACGGCCTGCTCCATGTCGACCTCGTGCGCGAGATCCCGGAAGCCGCCAAGCCGCGCCGGATCGAGATCACCTCGGTATCCTCGCAGCCGAAGCAGATCGAGGCGCAGAACGCCTAG